Proteins encoded together in one Ciona intestinalis chromosome 3, KH, whole genome shotgun sequence window:
- the LOC100176399 gene encoding formin-like protein 3, whose product MKRRPTLTNDEQLWLMNQVKMSSMTVDEAVSWTEARTNELRIEEEANNNNKDPAGRKTFRPAHLLKTLLPKKGGRKITTGDATNSSVVRKNVERSSVSSEEQIETSGGQDLRSKQVYNFSIYKCSKHKVPQKRIMQIDFGVKVISLIHHGNILTNHPFSSLVNVDGQEGKKVFIYFDDSQELELNAENLADKTKLIRLLNVISEQNDCEERGQPFDPCEKLQLSFRVIKEGYLEKKGAYSAINWNRRLVVIRSGELAYYRVEEEEQTAALNIINLSPGSIAINPEDSNTFTIATTKESYRFRIPENPAASLPSSQETIRDEWISAIHEGCKRSYYETSDSGEEGEDGFDLIFQELNKIKQSLSSEGEGSQENVQSLQKLEELCENLKELRKTSRKRSSSKAKTPLTNGHTEDHLVSNGGDNVGLNKGQIKSSSDEPDTLLEALLSQSGVNGHNEKNEIKEENPYTLIKDHPEVNKRESKISPKSEAGTPNRGSSIGTPSVLSLPTTPAASRPGSKLFTPSPQHVPTLGIPPPPPPAAPLPPEAPPPPGLPPPPGMSPKESKCKYSMRPFHWSAVPKQMIAKSMWKNMEDLRFLVDQEELNELFQVTNDKKQNETPIKAPAEKIKKRAAESFLDRKTAQNLGIFLAGFKLRGDEMMRRVNIISEDEGGISTEHLLGLYKFCPEPELKTLYEKEMERKEEFSKEDRFMMELCQIPRLNVRLEIATITRELPQEIEDLQPAVDHALDSLNEVMNSKYLERLLAYILAVANQINCSNSKGTVKGIRLSSLQKTCVMRTNDRKQTLLQVVLRIVEKNEPELLQLPEELKSVSKSHAYSTKGLLAEIDILRKNIFKVRKNCDLLRRKKNQPTSEDLTFCTAVETRLTEIENNIKQLSEKCSEIKKSLSKILLKFGETPETDSQDLFSWLRDFVTNFTKSLP is encoded by the exons ATGAAAAGAAGACCCACGTTAACTAACGACGAGCAGTTATGGCTGATGAATCAAGTCAAGATGAGTTCAATGACAGTGGATGAAGCTGTTAGCTGGACTGAAGCTCGAACAAATGAGTTAAGAATTGAAGAAGaagcaaataataataacaag GACCCAGCTGGTAGAAAAACATTCCGACCTGCTCATCTGCTGAAAACCTTGCTTCCAAAAAAAGGAGGACGAAAAATCACAACAGGGGATGCAACAAACTCTTCAGTAGTGCGTAAAAATGTC GAGCGATCTTCGGTTTCATCGGAAGAACAAATTGAAACATCGGGAGGACAAGACCTTCGATCGAAACAAGTAtacaatttttcaatttataaatGCTCAAAACATAAAGTTCCCCAGAAACGGATAATGCAA ATTGACTTTGGCGTCAAAGTAATTTCTCTCATCCACCATGGAAATATATTGACGAATCATCCGTTCTCGTCTCTTGTGAATGTGGACGGCCAG GAgggaaaaaaagtttttatttattttgacgACAGCCAAGAGTTGGAACTGAACGCTGAAAACCTCGCAGATAAAACGAAA TTAATTCGTCTCCTGAACGTCATAAGCGAGCAGAACGACTGCGAAGAAAGAGGACAGCCGTTTGACCCGTGTGAAAAACTACAGCTTAGTTTTCGGGTTATCAAGGAAGGCTATTTGGAAAAGAAGGGAGCTTATTCAGCTATTAATTGGAACAG ACGCCTCGTTGTTATTCGATCCGGAGAACTTGCGTATTACAGAGTGGAAGAGGAAGAACAAACTGCTGCTCTCAACATCATTAATCTCTCTCCTGGGAGCATCGCGATTAATCCGGAAGATTCAAACACTTTTACTATAGCAACCACGAAAGAAAGCTACAG ATTCCGGATTCCTGAAAATCCTGCAGCGTCTCTTCCTTCCTCCCAAGAGACGATCCGAGATGAATGGATCAGTGCCATCCATGAAGGATGCAAGAGGAGTTATTATGAGACATCCGATTCAGGAGAAGAAGGGGAAGATGGGTTTGATCTTATCTTCCAG GAGTTAAATAAGATCAAGCAGTCTTTGTCAAGTGAGGGCGAAGGGTCTCAAGAAAATGTTCAAAGTCTTCAGAAATTGGAAGAACTCTGTGAAAACTTGAAGGAACTCCGAAAAACCTCCAGAAAACGAAGTTCCTCGAAAGCTAAAACTCCTTTAACTAATGGTCATACTGAAGATCACTTGGTGTCAAATGGAGGCGACAATGTTGGGTTGAATAAAGGTCAAATAAAGTCGAGTTCAGATGAGCCAGATACTCTGTTAGAAGCTTTGTTAAGCCAAAGTGGAGTAAATGGCCATAAtgagaaaaatgaaataaaggaagaGAATCCGTACACACTTATCAAAGATCATCCAGAAGTAAATAAAAGAGAAAGCAAAATTTCCCCAAAATCAGAAGCAGGCACTCCGAATAGAGGGAGTTCCATTGGAACACCAAGTGTTTTATCCCTACCAACCACACCTGCAGCATCTAGACCTGGATCAAAACTTTTTACCCCTTCCCCACAACATGTACCAACATTGGGAATCCCACCTCCACCACCCCCTGCAGCGCCACTGCCCCCTGAAGCACCTCCACCCCCAGGTTTACCCCCTCCCCCCGGCATGTCACCAAAAGAAAGCAAATGTAAATACAGCATGAGACCGTTTCATTGGAGCGCTGTACCTAAACAGATG ATTGCAAAGAGCATGTGGAAGAACATGGAGGATTTGCGATTCTTGGTTGATCAGGAAGAATTAAACGAATTGTTCCAAGTTACAAATGATAAGAAACAAAATGAGACTCCAATTAAAG CTCCAGCTGAGAAGATAAAGAAGAGAGCAGCTGAGTCTTTCTTGGATCGGAAAACTGCTCAGAATCTTGGCATCTTCCTCGCTGGATTTAAACTCAGGGGAGATGAAATGATGAGAAGAGTGAATATCATCTCGGAAGATGAAGGAGGAATCTCTACCGAACATCTTCTTGGATTGTACAA ATTTTGTCCGGAACCTGAACTGAAAActttgtatgaaaaagaaatgGAAAGAAAAGAAGAATTTTCAAAGGAGGATCGGTTTATGATGGAG CTTTGTCAGATTCCGAGGTTAAATGTACGGCTTGAGATTGCCACAATAACCAGGGAACTTCCACAAGAGATAGAAGATTTACAGCCA GCAGTAGATCATGCCTTAGATTCTCTCAATGAAGTTATGAACAGCAAGTATTTGGAAAGATTGCTTGCTTACATATTAGCAGTAGCCAACCAGataaattgctccaactccaAAGGAACAGTAAAAGGAATTCGACTTTCAAGTTTGCAAAAG ACTTGTGTGATGAGGACAAACGATCGGAAACAAACTCTCTTGCAAGTTGTCCTCCGGATCGTAGAGAAAAATGAACCAGAACTTCTTCAACTTCCAGAAGAATTAAAATCAGTTTCAAAATCACATGCCT ATTCCACAAAGGGGCTGTTAGCTGAAATTGACA TATTGAggaagaatatttttaaagttcgTAAAAATTGCGATTTGCtacgaagaaaaaaaaatcagccAACATCTGAAGATTTGACATTTTGTACAGCAGTCGAG ACTCGCTTAACTGAAATTGAGAACAACATCAAACAACTGAGTGAGAAGTGTTccgaaattaaaaaatcactcTCAAAAATCCTTCTCAAGTTTGGGGAAACCCCAGAAACTGACTCGCAAGATTTGTTTTCATGGTTGAGAGATTTCGTcacaaactttacaaaaagttTACCGTGA